A region of Arabidopsis thaliana chromosome 5, partial sequence DNA encodes the following proteins:
- a CDS encoding GTP-binding protein (GTP binding;GTP binding; FUNCTIONS IN: GTP binding; LOCATED IN: intracellular; EXPRESSED IN: 21 plant structures; EXPRESSED DURING: 13 growth stages; CONTAINS InterPro DOMAIN/s: GTP-binding, EngA (InterPro:IPR016484), Small GTP-binding protein (InterPro:IPR005225), GTP1/OBG (InterPro:IPR006073), Guanylate kinase (InterPro:IPR008144), GTP-binding protein, HSR1-related (InterPro:IPR002917); BEST Arabidopsis thaliana protein match is: GTP-binding family protein (TAIR:AT3G12080.1); Has 25797 Blast hits to 22413 proteins in 2944 species: Archae - 203; Bacteria - 19262; Metazoa - 305; Fungi - 220; Plants - 200; Viruses - 0; Other Eukaryotes - 5607 (source: NCBI BLink).): MSQSLVRAISARKNQFSLVFYYRCLYSKLLHSQDQIIASNCSNFSSLGFNSTVRHRSHQNRFCSNLISDLNLVRSTNGFATVSDESNVDNGEKLVDKKPKIFYKKPIDFTKIDANLLPTVMLMGRPNVGKSALYNRLIRRREALVYNTPDDHVTRDIREGIAKLGDLRFNVLDSAGIETEVSSGTILGRTTAMTANVLARTQFAVLIIDVRAGLHPLDLEVGKWLRKHAPQIKPIVVMNKSESIGSLDEVASEALALGFGEPIAISAETGLGMTTLYEVLRPLLEDYTVEMLNDIGSQDDVLTDENLSDEIDESKLPLQLAIVGKPNVGKSTLLNALLEEERVLVGPEAGLTRDAVRVQFEFQGRTVYLVDTAGWLERTERDKGPASLSIMQSRKSLMRAHVIALVLDAEEIIKAKCSMTHSEVVIARRAVEEGRGLVVIVNKMDRLRGRENSEMYKKIKEAVPIEIQTVIPQITGIPVVFISALEGRGRMEVMKEVTDTYKRWCSRLSTGRLNRWLRKVMSRHSWKDTASQPKIKFFTQVKARPPTFVAFVSGKTQLLESDIRFLTRSLKEDFDLGGTPIRIIQRVIPRAPPSGTGGGGSGNSSSRVVQRTTSDKRTLSA, from the exons ATGTCTCAGTCACTGGTTCGAGCAATCTCAGCTCGGAAGAATCAATTCAGTCTTGTTTTTTACTATAGATGTCTTTATTCTAAGCTATTGCATTCCCAAGATCAGATTATTGCTTCCAATTGCTCcaatttttcatctttag GATTCAATTCAACTGTTAGACATAGAAGTCATCAGAATAGGTTTTGTAGTAATTTGATCTCAGACTTGAATCTAGTTCGATCCACAAATGGGTTTGCCACGGTTTCTGATGAATCAAATGTTGACAATGGTGAGAAACTTGTGGATAAGAAGCCAAAGATtttttacaagaaaccaaTTGATTTCACCAAAATAGATGCCAATTTACTACCTACGGTGATGCTTATGGGCAGGCCAAATGTTGGGAAGTCTGCTTTGTATAATCG aTTGATCCGGAGGAGGGAGGCTCTTGTTTACAACACTCCTGATGATCATGTGACAAGGGATATAAGAGAAGGGATTGCAAAGTTAGGTGATTTGAGGTTCAATGTGTTGGACTCTGCTGGTATAGAGACTGAGGTTTCTTCGGGTACTATTCTTGGTAGAACTACAGCAATGACGGCTAATGTGCTTGCAAGGACTCAGTTTGCGGTTCTTATTATCGACGTGAG GGCTGGGTTGCATCCACTAGATTTAGAGGTTGGGAAATGGTTGAGGAAGCATGCTCCACAGATTAAGCCCATTGTGGTTATGAATAAATCTGAATCAATCGGCTCTCTTGATGAAGTTGCTTCAGAGGCCCTTGCACTAGGTTTTGGCGAGCCTATAGCTATTTCAGCCGAGACTGGACTTGGTATGACCACACTTTATGAAGTTCTGCGCCCTCTACTAGAGGATTACACGGTCGAAATGTTAAACG ATATAGGCAGTCAAGATGATGTTCTGACCGATGAGAATCTCTCTGATGAAATCGACGAGTCCAAGTTGCCATTGCAGTTAGCTATCGTAGGTAAGCCTAATGTTGGGAAGTCAACCTTGCTCAATGCATTGTTGGAAGAAGAGCGTGTATTAGTGGGTCCAGAAGCTGGCCTCACAAGAGATGCTGTGAGAGTTCAGTTTGAGTTTCAGGGTAGGACCGTTTATCTG GTTGATACTGCTGGGTGGTTGGAGAGAACAGAGCGAGACAAAGGACCAGCATCTTTGAGTATCATGCAATCAAGAAAGAGTCTTATGCGGGCACATGTTATCGCGTTAGTTCTCGATGCTGAAGAG ATCATAAAAGCTAAATGTAGTATGACACATTCAGAAGTAGTTATCGCTAGACGTGCTGTAGAAGAAGGACGTGGTCTAGTCGTTATCGTTAACAAAATGGATCGTCTAAGAGGTAGAGAGAACTCTGAGATGTAcaagaagatcaaagaagCTGTTCCCATTGAAATTCAGACAGTTATTCCTCag ATAACTGGAATACCAGTTGTGTTTATCTCTGCATTAGAGGGAAGAGGACGTATGGAAGTAATGAAAGAAGTCACTGATACATACAAGAGATGGTGTTCAAGACTTTCCACAGGCCGCCTCAATCGCTGGTTGCGTAAG GTTATGAGCCGGCATTCATGGAAAGACACGGCTTCACAGCcaaagatcaagttctttacTCAAGTGAAAGCTCGACCGCCGACTTTTGTAGCGTTTGTGAGCGGTAAAACGCAGTTATTGGAAAGCGACATAAGGTTTCTGACTAGATCATTGAAGGAAGATTTTGATTTAGGCGGGACTCCTATTCGAATCATACAGCGGGTTATTCCTCGTGCACCACCCTCCGGTacaggtggtggtggaagcGGAAACAGCTCGAGTCGAGTAGTGCAAAGAACCACCTCAGACAAACGGACTCTCTCGGCCTAA